One segment of Solanum stenotomum isolate F172 chromosome 1, ASM1918654v1, whole genome shotgun sequence DNA contains the following:
- the LOC125876292 gene encoding E3 ubiquitin-protein ligase PUB24-like codes for MENVEIPEYFICPISLQIMKDPVTIVTGITYDRDSIERWLSKSPNSNAICPVTKLHVSRDSNLTPNHTLRRLIQSWCVSNGFNVVDQVLTPTKPPLSKCYILNLVLDLSVPRTENIKTLEKLEMLAKENNERNKTYMVEVGVHEALVNFLIQCYMKCDTNGLEKALSTLSLIWDYFSSCHENNKVENREEILIDSITWALGLDRDMQNHAMIKNHAMSLLRSIIGKANSSTLDRLKPQLFEKIIRVLHESGSNTTTIAQKGVDNALHVILNTSHSGKNRNIMIQSRAIFELIELELNFSSNKKTKELIFEILFNLCSCADGRAQLLSHAAGIAMITKRILKVSPIVDEKAIMILCLITKYSATSGVLQEMLKVKSVSKICTMIQANCASHVKDNAREILRNHFDVWKNSPCVEVATLTRYG; via the coding sequence ATggaaaatgttgaaattcctgAGTATTTTATATGTCCAATTTCTCTACAAATCATGAAAGATCCCGTAACAATCGTTACCGGTATCACGTATGATCGCGATAGTATCGAACGTTGGCTTTCAAAAAGCCCTAATAGTAACGCCATTTGTCCGGTAACGAAGCTACACGTGTCACGAGATTCAAACCTAACACCAAACCACACTCTCCGTCGTTTGATTCAATCGTGGTGTGTATCGAATGGATTCAACGTTGTTGATCAAGTCTTGACTCCGACTAAGCCTCCGTTAAGCAAATGCTACATCCTCAACCTCGTTCTTGATCTCTCCGTCCCCAGGACGGAGAATATCAAGACGTTAGAGAAGTTAGAGATGTTAGCTAAGGAGAATAATGAGAGAAACAAGACATACATGGTTGAAGTTGGAGTTCATGAAGCCCTAGTTAATTTCTTGATCCAATGTTACATGAAATGTGACACTAATGGCCTTGAAAAAGCCCTAAGTACACTTTCATTAATTTGGGATTATTTTTCATCTTGtcatgaaaataataaagtcGAAAATCGCGAAGAGATATTAATAGATTCAATAACATGGGCGTTAGGTCTTGATCGCGACATGCAGAACCATGCAATGATCAAGAACCACGCGATGAGCCTATTGAGATCTATCATTGGGAAGGCGAATTCAAGTACATTGGATAGactaaaaccccaattattCGAGAAAATAATTAGGGTTTTACATGAGAGTGGTAGTAATACTACCACCATCGCGCAAAAAGGAGTTGACAATGCTTTACACGTCATCCTAAACACTAGTCATTCGGGCAAGAACCGGAACATTATGATTCAATCAAGGGCAATTTTCGAGCTCATCGAGCTCGAACtcaatttttcatcaaataaaaaaactaaagagcttatttttgagatattattCAATTTATGTTCTTGTGCTGATGGTAGGGCACAACTTTTAAGTCATGCTGCTGGAATTGCTATGATTACAAAGAGGATTTTGAAGGTTTCTCCAATTGTAGATGAAAAAGCCATAATGATTCTTTGTTTGATTACAAAATATTCAGCAACAAGTGGAGTTCTTCAAGAAATGTTGAAAGTCAAAAGTGTATCAAAGATTTGTACTATGATACAAGCTAATTGTGCTTCACATGTAAAGGATAACGCAAGggaaatattaagaaatcattttgATGTTTGGAAGAATTCACCTTGTGTTGAAGTTGCCACCTTAACAAGGTATGGTTAA